The Ancylobacter sp. WKF20 genome contains a region encoding:
- a CDS encoding folate-binding protein, translated as MPIAILKERAVARIAGADAAHFLDNLLTSRTPEAPGAARYAALLTPQGKIVADMIVLATEGGFRLDVPRAVLPDLLKRLQLYRLRAKVEIGPLDDLAVAVAWGGATPLVDALAYDDPRLPALGRRFLLPAAEAAQIQMVPEENWQAHRIGLGVPEGGRDFLYGDAFPHEADMDQLGGIDFDKGCYVGQEIVSRMQHRGTARTRIIPVALCGAPPAEGTPILAGGKTIGRLGSGVEGRALALVRLDRLEEARAAGQVVEADGAALVPERPGWVRFAIPGTEDAA; from the coding sequence ATGCCGATCGCCATCTTGAAGGAGCGCGCCGTCGCCCGCATCGCCGGGGCGGACGCCGCGCATTTCCTCGACAATCTGCTGACCTCCCGCACGCCCGAGGCGCCGGGCGCGGCGCGCTATGCGGCGCTGTTGACGCCGCAGGGCAAGATCGTCGCTGACATGATCGTGCTGGCGACGGAGGGCGGCTTCCGGCTCGACGTGCCGCGGGCGGTTCTCCCGGACCTGCTGAAGCGGCTCCAGCTCTACCGCCTGCGCGCCAAGGTGGAGATCGGTCCGCTGGACGATCTCGCGGTCGCCGTGGCCTGGGGCGGGGCGACGCCGCTGGTCGACGCGCTCGCCTATGACGATCCGCGCCTGCCCGCGCTCGGCCGGCGCTTCCTGCTGCCGGCCGCCGAGGCGGCGCAGATCCAGATGGTGCCGGAGGAAAACTGGCAGGCCCACCGCATCGGCCTCGGCGTGCCGGAGGGCGGGCGCGACTTCCTCTATGGCGACGCCTTCCCGCATGAGGCGGATATGGACCAGCTCGGCGGCATCGACTTCGACAAGGGTTGCTATGTCGGGCAGGAGATCGTCAGCCGCATGCAGCATCGCGGCACGGCGCGCACCCGCATCATCCCCGTCGCGCTGTGCGGCGCGCCGCCCGCCGAGGGCACGCCGATCCTTGCCGGGGGCAAGACCATCGGCCGGCTCGGCTCGGGGGTGGAAGGGCGCGCCCTCGCCCTCGTCCGGCTCGACCGGCTGGAGGAAGCCCGCGCCGCCGGGCAGGTGGTGGAGGCCGATGGCGCCGCGCTCGTGCCGGAGCGGCCGGGCTGGGTGCGTTTCGCCATTCCGGGGACGGAGGATGCGGCGTGA
- a CDS encoding HD family hydrolase, translating to MTSPGTPACESKPAKPPRSKPPRVWQRMLSGRRLDLLDPSPLDIEIADIAHGLARVARWNGQTSGAHIFSVAQHSVLVELIARRQAAARGVSLAPRWRLATLLHDAPEYVVGDMISPFKAVLGGDYKEVEARLLAAVSLRFGLPARWPAALVKRVKDADRASAFLEATRLAGFAVTEARAFFGAPCPLDPATERDYLTPWSAGEASARFLARFHELEAEAGACPPTAAAPDLRSPL from the coding sequence ATGACGTCCCCCGGTACACCCGCCTGCGAAAGCAAGCCCGCCAAACCGCCGCGCTCGAAGCCCCCCCGCGTGTGGCAGCGCATGCTGTCCGGCCGCCGGCTCGATCTGCTCGATCCCTCGCCGCTCGACATCGAGATCGCCGACATCGCCCATGGCCTCGCCCGCGTCGCCCGCTGGAACGGGCAGACTTCGGGCGCGCACATCTTCTCGGTGGCGCAGCATTCGGTGCTGGTCGAGCTGATCGCCCGCCGGCAGGCGGCCGCGCGCGGGGTGAGCCTCGCCCCGCGCTGGCGGCTCGCGACGCTGCTGCACGACGCGCCGGAATATGTGGTCGGCGACATGATCAGCCCGTTCAAGGCGGTGCTGGGCGGCGATTACAAGGAGGTGGAGGCGCGCCTCCTCGCCGCCGTCAGCCTGCGCTTCGGCCTGCCCGCGCGCTGGCCGGCGGCGCTGGTCAAGCGGGTGAAGGACGCCGACCGCGCCAGCGCCTTTCTGGAAGCCACCCGCCTCGCCGGCTTCGCGGTAACGGAGGCGCGCGCCTTCTTCGGCGCGCCCTGCCCGCTCGACCCGGCGACGGAGAGGGATTATCTCACCCCCTGGAGCGCCGGTGAGGCCAGCGCGCGCTTCCTCGCCCGCTTCCATGAGCTGGAGGCCGAGGCGGGCGCCTGTCCGCCCACCGCCGCCGCGCCTGATCTTCGGAGCCCGTTATGA
- a CDS encoding gamma-glutamyltransferase — translation MGHGSVHESVRAGAGMVASPHHLATEAGRAVLEEGGNAIEAALAAAAAIAVVYPHMNHLGGDGFWLIRDAKGRVAYIEAAGPAGAKATPAFYRERGYDELPTRGALAALTVPGQVGGWKLAGEIATALGGKMPVRRLLEAAIAHARAGAPVSASQHRHTAQKKAELAPVPGFAATFLDETGEAPAIGTLLRQTRLADTLEQLGRAGLSDFYRGDVARELAADLDHAGSPVTREDLDGYEAVRRPPLTVTLPTLRLWGSPPPTQGLATLMILALFAKLGVKEPESFAHVHGLIEATKRAFLIRDRVVTDFNRVKEEPAEFLTALALEREVAAIDMGRALPWPHKAAPGDTIWLGAADRHGTLVSYIQSIYWEFGSGLVLPGTGVLMQNRGTSFSLDPKALNPLEPGRRPFHTLNPGMTELADGRLVAFGCMGGEGQPQTNAAVMSRYALHGVPLGDAVARPRWLLGRSWGSPSTTLKLEDGFDGALAERLERAGHEVEMLGAAEADSFGHAGAVVIHPAKRGFEGTHDPRADGGAAGI, via the coding sequence ATGGGTCACGGTTCCGTTCATGAGAGCGTGCGCGCGGGCGCCGGCATGGTGGCAAGCCCGCATCATCTGGCCACCGAGGCCGGCCGCGCGGTGCTGGAAGAGGGCGGCAACGCCATCGAGGCCGCGCTCGCCGCCGCCGCCGCCATCGCGGTGGTCTACCCGCATATGAATCATCTCGGCGGCGACGGCTTCTGGCTGATCCGCGACGCCAAGGGCCGCGTCGCCTATATCGAGGCGGCCGGCCCGGCGGGGGCGAAGGCGACCCCGGCCTTCTACCGCGAGCGCGGCTATGACGAGCTGCCGACGCGCGGGGCGCTGGCCGCGCTCACCGTGCCCGGCCAGGTCGGCGGCTGGAAGCTCGCCGGCGAGATTGCCACCGCGCTCGGCGGCAAGATGCCGGTGCGCCGCCTTCTGGAAGCCGCCATCGCCCATGCCCGCGCCGGCGCGCCGGTCTCCGCCTCGCAGCACCGGCACACCGCGCAGAAAAAGGCCGAGCTCGCCCCCGTGCCGGGCTTTGCCGCCACCTTCCTCGATGAGACGGGCGAGGCGCCCGCCATCGGCACCCTGCTGCGCCAGACGCGCCTCGCCGACACGCTGGAGCAGCTCGGCCGGGCGGGTCTCAGCGATTTCTACCGCGGCGACGTCGCCCGCGAGCTGGCGGCGGATCTCGACCACGCCGGCAGCCCGGTGACGCGCGAGGATCTCGACGGCTATGAGGCGGTGCGCCGCCCACCGCTCACCGTCACCCTGCCCACGCTGCGGCTCTGGGGCTCGCCGCCGCCGACGCAGGGGCTGGCGACGCTGATGATCCTCGCTTTGTTCGCCAAACTAGGCGTGAAGGAGCCGGAGAGCTTCGCCCATGTCCACGGGCTGATCGAGGCGACCAAGCGCGCCTTCCTCATCCGCGACCGTGTAGTGACGGATTTCAACCGCGTGAAGGAGGAGCCGGCGGAGTTCCTCACCGCTCTCGCTCTGGAGCGCGAGGTCGCCGCCATCGACATGGGCCGCGCCTTGCCCTGGCCGCACAAGGCGGCGCCCGGCGACACGATCTGGCTCGGCGCCGCCGACCGGCACGGCACGCTCGTCTCCTACATCCAGTCGATCTACTGGGAGTTCGGCTCCGGCCTCGTCCTGCCGGGCACCGGCGTGCTCATGCAGAATCGCGGCACCAGCTTCTCGCTGGATCCCAAGGCGTTGAACCCGCTGGAGCCGGGCCGGCGCCCCTTCCACACGCTCAACCCCGGCATGACCGAGCTGGCGGACGGTCGGCTCGTCGCCTTTGGCTGCATGGGCGGGGAAGGCCAGCCGCAGACCAATGCGGCGGTGATGAGCCGCTACGCCCTCCACGGCGTGCCGCTCGGCGACGCGGTGGCCCGCCCGCGCTGGCTGCTCGGGCGTAGCTGGGGTTCGCCCTCCACCACGCTGAAGCTCGAGGACGGCTTTGACGGCGCCCTCGCCGAACGGCTGGAGCGCGCCGGCCATGAGGTGGAAATGCTCGGCGCCGCCGAGGCCGACAGCTTTGGCCACGCCGGCGCCGTGGTCATCCACCCCGCCAAGCGCGGTTTTGAAGGCACGCACGACCCGCGTGCGGATGGCGGCGCGGCGGGAATCTGA
- a CDS encoding DUF1045 domain-containing protein codes for MSTARYAVYFAPPAASPLWRFGSAVIGYDAESGQDVPPPPLRRFEAARWRNITSEPRRYGFHGTLKAPFRLAEGRTEAELREACARFAAERTRFACAGVSVSAISRFIALKLASNCAALDRLAAGAVAAFDDFRAPMNEAEREKRLRAPLTPRQRDHLDRWGYPYVLDDFRFHMTLTGPLEDDERALALAELEEAFAASGSDGPLIVSEIALYRQETGAFRLIARYPLGN; via the coding sequence ATGAGCACCGCCCGCTACGCCGTCTATTTCGCCCCTCCGGCGGCCTCGCCGCTCTGGCGCTTCGGCTCCGCCGTCATCGGTTATGACGCGGAGAGCGGGCAGGATGTGCCGCCCCCGCCGCTGCGCCGCTTTGAGGCGGCGCGCTGGCGCAACATCACCAGCGAGCCGCGCCGCTATGGCTTCCATGGCACGCTGAAGGCGCCGTTCCGCCTCGCCGAGGGCCGGACGGAAGCCGAGCTGCGCGAGGCCTGCGCGCGCTTTGCCGCCGAGCGCACGCGCTTTGCCTGCGCCGGGGTCAGCGTTTCCGCCATCAGCCGCTTCATCGCGCTGAAGCTCGCCTCGAACTGCGCGGCGCTCGACCGGCTGGCGGCCGGCGCGGTCGCCGCCTTCGACGACTTCCGCGCGCCGATGAACGAGGCCGAGCGGGAAAAGCGCCTGCGCGCCCCGCTCACCCCGCGCCAGCGCGACCATCTGGACCGTTGGGGCTACCCCTATGTGCTGGACGATTTCCGCTTCCACATGACGCTGACCGGCCCGCTGGAGGATGACGAGCGGGCGCTGGCGCTGGCGGAACTCGAGGAGGCGTTCGCCGCCTCCGGCAGCGACGGGCCGCTGATCGTCTCCGAGATCGCCCTCTACCGGCAGGAGACCGGAGCCTTCCGCCTCATCGCCCGCTATCCGCTGGGGAACTGA
- a CDS encoding L,D-transpeptidase, with translation MLIDRRLFLLAAPVALAGCTTTGSPRVSQMLPPALDPQYVRMYGAVTDEPFPIPAVDISQIDPRFLRQEVAYNSPYQPGTIVVDPNERFAYLVMANGRALRYGVGVGRQEGFNFRGEGIIARKAEWPRWTPTPDMIAREPERYGPYAGGLPGGPDNPLGPRALYLYKNGRDTYYRLHGTTEPLTIGTMVSSGCIRFINQDIIDLYRRVPTGSRVVVLPATGGALS, from the coding sequence ATGCTCATTGACCGTCGCCTGTTTCTGCTTGCCGCCCCTGTCGCCCTCGCCGGCTGCACCACGACGGGAAGCCCCCGCGTCAGCCAGATGCTGCCGCCCGCGCTCGACCCGCAATATGTGCGGATGTACGGGGCGGTCACCGACGAGCCGTTCCCGATTCCGGCGGTCGACATCAGCCAGATCGACCCGCGCTTCCTGCGCCAGGAAGTGGCCTACAACTCGCCCTACCAGCCGGGCACGATCGTGGTCGATCCCAATGAGCGCTTCGCCTATCTCGTCATGGCCAATGGCCGGGCGCTGCGCTACGGCGTCGGTGTCGGCCGGCAGGAAGGCTTCAATTTCCGCGGCGAGGGCATCATCGCCCGCAAGGCCGAATGGCCGCGCTGGACGCCCACCCCCGACATGATCGCCCGCGAGCCGGAGCGCTATGGCCCCTATGCCGGCGGCCTGCCCGGCGGACCGGACAATCCGCTGGGGCCGCGCGCGCTCTATCTCTACAAGAACGGGCGCGACACCTATTACCGCCTGCACGGCACGACGGAGCCGCTGACCATCGGCACCATGGTGTCCTCCGGCTGCATCCGCTTCATCAATCAGGACATTATCGACCTGTACCGCCGTGTGCCCACCGGCTCGCGCGTGGTGGTGCTGCCGGCAACCGGCGGCGCGCTGAGCTGA
- the sppA gene encoding signal peptide peptidase SppA, with the protein MAYGAIEVDELLARRRLRRKLLTWRIFAFLLLLGGGVGLFAWWSDGDYLPRSQPHVARVTIGGIIRNERERLELLEEIGNSGARAVILSIDSPGGTVVGSAALYDGLRRLAAKKPVVAVVDGMAASGAYIAAMGADHIVAPRNSLVGSIGVIFQFPNFAELMKTVGISYEEIKSSPLKAAPNMFDPPSEDARAAVRSLVEDSYSWFKELVAERRLITGDKLAQASDGRVFTGHQALPLRLIDEVGDERTARDWLARERGVSKELPVRAWRTQRAGDEFGWLKGMVVGAMSLIGLEELATTVLRTASEAAAQARLDGLLALWHPHGG; encoded by the coding sequence ATGGCTTATGGCGCGATCGAGGTGGACGAGCTGCTCGCCCGGCGCCGGCTGCGCCGCAAACTGCTGACCTGGCGCATCTTCGCCTTCCTGCTGCTGCTCGGCGGCGGCGTCGGCCTGTTCGCCTGGTGGAGCGATGGTGACTACCTGCCGCGCTCCCAGCCGCATGTGGCGCGGGTGACCATTGGCGGCATCATCCGCAATGAGCGCGAGCGGCTGGAACTCCTGGAGGAGATCGGCAATTCCGGCGCGCGGGCGGTGATCCTTTCCATCGACAGCCCCGGCGGCACGGTGGTCGGCTCGGCCGCGCTCTATGACGGGCTGCGGCGGCTTGCCGCGAAGAAGCCGGTGGTCGCGGTGGTGGACGGCATGGCGGCCTCCGGCGCCTATATCGCCGCCATGGGCGCCGACCACATCGTCGCGCCGCGCAATTCGCTGGTCGGTTCGATCGGCGTCATCTTCCAGTTCCCGAATTTCGCCGAGCTGATGAAGACGGTCGGCATCTCCTATGAGGAGATCAAGTCCAGCCCGCTCAAGGCCGCGCCGAACATGTTCGACCCGCCGAGCGAGGATGCACGCGCCGCCGTGCGTTCGCTGGTCGAGGATTCGTACAGCTGGTTCAAGGAGTTGGTGGCCGAGCGCCGGCTCATAACGGGTGACAAGCTGGCGCAGGCTTCCGACGGGCGGGTGTTCACCGGCCATCAGGCGCTGCCGCTGCGGCTGATCGACGAGGTGGGCGACGAGCGCACCGCGCGCGACTGGCTGGCCCGCGAGCGCGGCGTCTCCAAGGAGCTGCCGGTGCGCGCCTGGCGCACCCAGCGCGCGGGCGACGAGTTCGGCTGGCTCAAGGGCATGGTCGTGGGCGCCATGTCCCTGATCGGGCTTGAGGAACTGGCGACCACGGTGCTACGCACGGCAAGTGAGGCAGCGGCGCAGGCCCGCCTTGACGGTCTGTTGGCCCTCTGGCACCCTCACGGCGGCTAG
- a CDS encoding DNA-3-methyladenine glycosylase I — protein sequence MRGHHHPDGVTRCAWCGTDPLYMAYHDTEWGVPEYDDRALFEKLILDGFQAGLAWITILRKREGFRAAFDGFNPEIIAGYGPEKVEALMQDTGIVRNRSKIVSTIRSAQVWLDIQERGPGFSALLWGINGPVLDNARQPDDPPLVTSPVAQAMSKELKARGFNFVGPTIVYAFMQAVGMVDDHTVTCHRHGARS from the coding sequence GTGAGGGGGCATCATCATCCCGACGGCGTGACGCGCTGCGCCTGGTGCGGCACCGATCCGCTCTACATGGCCTATCACGACACCGAATGGGGCGTGCCGGAATATGACGACCGCGCTCTGTTCGAGAAGCTGATCCTCGACGGCTTCCAGGCCGGCCTCGCCTGGATCACCATCCTGCGCAAGCGCGAGGGGTTCCGCGCGGCGTTTGACGGGTTCAATCCCGAGATCATCGCCGGCTATGGGCCTGAGAAGGTCGAGGCGCTGATGCAGGACACCGGCATCGTGCGCAACCGCTCAAAGATCGTCTCCACCATCCGCTCGGCGCAGGTCTGGCTGGACATTCAGGAGCGCGGTCCGGGTTTTTCTGCCCTGCTCTGGGGCATCAACGGCCCGGTGCTCGACAATGCACGCCAGCCGGACGACCCGCCGCTCGTGACCTCGCCGGTGGCGCAGGCCATGTCGAAGGAGCTGAAGGCGCGCGGCTTCAATTTCGTCGGGCCGACCATCGTCTACGCCTTCATGCAGGCGGTCGGCATGGTCGACGACCATACGGTGACCTGCCACCGCCATGGCGCGCGGTCCTGA
- the ihfB gene encoding integration host factor subunit beta, producing the protein MIKSELVQRIAEANPHLYQRDVENIVNAILDEIVAALARGDRVELRGFGAFSVKARPARTGRNPRTGAHVAVDGKAVPYFKTGKEMRERLNDGVDLE; encoded by the coding sequence ATGATTAAGTCCGAACTCGTACAGCGGATTGCTGAAGCCAATCCGCATCTCTACCAGCGTGACGTCGAGAACATCGTGAACGCGATTCTCGACGAGATCGTTGCGGCACTGGCGCGGGGCGACCGGGTCGAGCTGCGCGGTTTCGGCGCCTTCTCCGTCAAGGCGCGCCCGGCGCGCACCGGCCGCAACCCGCGCACCGGCGCGCATGTGGCTGTCGACGGCAAGGCGGTGCCCTATTTCAAGACGGGCAAGGAGATGCGCGAACGCCT
- a CDS encoding protein tyrosine phosphatase, producing the protein MIHVCPLSRLAETVERTGAEHVLSVINVATPVALPARVMADNHLFVGFNDILAPQEGLIHPSDEHVAAILGFARSWPRRAPLVVHCYLGVSRSTAAAYIAACALAPERDEAEIAQELRAASPIATPNALLVSLADAALGRQGRMSAAIKAIGRGKEAMENEPFELRLG; encoded by the coding sequence ATGATCCATGTCTGCCCGCTCTCGCGCCTTGCCGAGACCGTCGAGCGCACCGGCGCCGAGCATGTGCTGAGCGTCATCAATGTCGCCACGCCCGTCGCCCTTCCGGCGCGCGTGATGGCCGACAATCATCTCTTCGTCGGCTTCAACGACATCCTTGCCCCTCAGGAGGGGCTGATCCACCCCTCCGATGAGCACGTCGCGGCGATCCTCGGCTTTGCCCGAAGCTGGCCGCGCCGCGCGCCGCTGGTGGTGCATTGCTATCTCGGCGTCAGCCGCTCGACCGCCGCGGCCTATATCGCCGCCTGCGCGCTGGCGCCCGAGCGCGACGAGGCGGAGATCGCGCAGGAGCTGCGCGCCGCCTCGCCCATCGCCACGCCGAACGCGCTGCTGGTGTCGCTGGCCGACGCCGCGCTCGGCCGGCAGGGCCGCATGAGCGCCGCGATCAAAGCCATCGGTCGCGGCAAGGAGGCGATGGAGAACGAGCCGTTCGAGCTGCGGCTGGGGTAG
- a CDS encoding homospermidine synthase — MSVWPVYGKIDGPIVMIGFGSIGRGTLPLLERHFDFDKESLTVIDPVDDHRNLLDERGIRFLQLAITRENYREVLGPLLTAGGRGFVINLSVDTGSVDLMSFARECGALYIDTVVEPWLGFYFDKDATPASRSNYALRESMLKAKRANPGGPTAISCCGANPGMVSWFVKQALIDIATETALDFEEPTTREGWAALMHRAGVKGIHIAERDTQRARDPRDFGTFVNTWSVEGFISEGLQPAELGWGTHEGWMPANGFTHNFGSGAAIYLMQPGAATKVRTWCPSLGAQHGFLVTHNESISIADYFTVRNGAQVAYRPTCHYAYHPCNDALLSWHEMFGNEGKFSGEWSILTENEIVDGRDELGVLLYGHARNAYWYGSQLTIEEARALAPYQTATGLQVTSAVLAGMVWALENPEAGIVETDEMDYRRCLQIQKPYLGTVKGYYTDWNPLVGRPGLFPEDIDESDPWQFRNVLVR, encoded by the coding sequence ATGTCGGTATGGCCGGTCTATGGAAAAATCGATGGTCCCATCGTGATGATCGGCTTCGGCTCGATCGGCCGAGGCACGCTGCCGCTGCTGGAGCGGCATTTCGATTTCGACAAGGAAAGCCTCACCGTCATCGACCCGGTGGACGACCACCGCAACCTGCTCGATGAACGCGGCATCCGCTTCCTGCAGCTTGCCATCACCCGCGAAAACTACCGCGAGGTGCTCGGCCCGCTGCTGACCGCCGGCGGGCGCGGCTTCGTCATCAACCTGTCGGTCGATACCGGCTCGGTCGATCTGATGAGTTTCGCCCGCGAATGCGGCGCGCTCTATATCGACACGGTGGTCGAGCCCTGGCTCGGCTTCTATTTCGACAAGGACGCCACCCCCGCCAGCCGCTCCAACTACGCGCTGCGCGAATCCATGCTCAAGGCCAAGCGCGCCAATCCGGGCGGGCCGACCGCGATCTCCTGCTGCGGCGCCAATCCCGGCATGGTGTCCTGGTTCGTCAAGCAGGCGCTGATCGACATCGCCACCGAGACCGCGCTCGATTTCGAGGAGCCGACCACGCGCGAGGGCTGGGCGGCGCTGATGCACCGCGCCGGCGTCAAGGGCATCCACATCGCCGAGCGCGACACCCAGCGCGCGCGCGACCCGCGCGATTTCGGCACCTTCGTCAACACCTGGTCGGTCGAGGGCTTCATTTCCGAAGGGCTGCAGCCGGCCGAGCTCGGCTGGGGCACGCATGAGGGCTGGATGCCGGCGAACGGCTTCACCCATAATTTCGGCTCCGGCGCGGCGATCTATCTGATGCAGCCAGGCGCGGCGACCAAGGTGCGCACCTGGTGCCCGAGCCTCGGGGCGCAGCACGGCTTCCTCGTCACGCACAACGAGTCGATCTCGATCGCCGACTATTTCACCGTGCGCAACGGCGCGCAGGTCGCCTACCGGCCGACCTGCCACTACGCCTACCACCCCTGCAACGACGCCCTGCTGTCCTGGCACGAGATGTTCGGCAATGAGGGCAAGTTCTCCGGCGAGTGGTCGATCCTGACCGAGAACGAGATCGTCGACGGGCGCGACGAGCTCGGCGTGCTGCTCTATGGCCACGCCAGGAACGCCTATTGGTACGGCTCGCAGCTCACCATCGAGGAAGCCCGCGCGCTGGCGCCCTACCAGACCGCGACGGGCCTGCAGGTCACCTCCGCCGTGCTGGCGGGCATGGTGTGGGCGCTGGAGAACCCGGAGGCGGGGATCGTCGAGACCGACGAGATGGACTACCGGCGCTGCCTTCAGATCCAGAAGCCCTATCTCGGCACGGTGAAGGGCTATTACACCGACTGGAACCCGCTGGTCGGCCGCCCCGGCCTGTTCCCGGAGGATATCGACGAGAGCGATCCCTGGCAGTTCCGCAACGTGCTGGTGCGCTGA
- a CDS encoding DapH/DapD/GlmU-related protein has protein sequence MASLGLTPSIDPTAEVIRSTLGRYTEVGPRTKLLEVALGDYSYVVNDADIAYARIGKFTSIAAMTRINPGNHPMERASQSHFTYRASAYFEDADDEPEFFAWRRDHGVTIGHDVWIGHGAIILPGRSIGDGAVVAAGAVVTKDVAPYTIVAGVPAKPVRARFAPAIGERLQALGWWDWEHARLRAALDDFRALPVEAFLDKHAG, from the coding sequence ATGGCAAGCCTCGGCCTCACGCCATCCATCGACCCCACCGCGGAAGTCATCCGCTCGACGCTCGGGCGCTACACCGAGGTGGGCCCGCGCACCAAGCTGCTGGAAGTGGCGCTCGGCGACTATTCCTATGTCGTGAACGATGCCGACATCGCCTATGCGCGCATCGGCAAGTTCACCTCCATCGCCGCGATGACCCGGATCAATCCGGGCAACCACCCGATGGAGCGGGCGAGCCAGTCACATTTCACCTACCGCGCCTCGGCCTATTTCGAGGATGCCGACGACGAGCCGGAGTTCTTCGCCTGGCGCCGGGACCATGGCGTCACCATCGGCCATGATGTGTGGATCGGCCACGGCGCCATCATCCTGCCCGGCCGCAGCATTGGCGATGGCGCGGTGGTGGCGGCGGGCGCGGTGGTGACCAAGGATGTCGCGCCCTACACCATCGTCGCCGGAGTTCCCGCGAAGCCCGTGCGGGCGCGCTTTGCCCCCGCCATCGGCGAACGTCTTCAGGCACTCGGCTGGTGGGACTGGGAGCATGCCCGCCTGCGGGCGGCGCTGGACGATTTCCGCGCGCTGCCCGTCGAGGCGTTTCTGGACAAGCACGCCGGCTGA
- a CDS encoding Ohr family peroxiredoxin: MSGTVLFTGTATAIGGRNGHSQTSDGSVSVDLGMPKGGTLEAGKTTPEHLFATGYAACFGSAVEAVGHQKKLDVTGAAVTVAVSLVKGDDGYSLAAKLSLKAPALSPEETREVLEAAHQMCPYSKATRGNIPVELSVG; encoded by the coding sequence ATGTCCGGCACCGTCCTGTTCACCGGTACCGCCACCGCCATTGGCGGGCGCAACGGCCACTCGCAGACCAGCGACGGCTCCGTCTCGGTCGATCTCGGCATGCCCAAGGGCGGCACGCTGGAAGCCGGCAAGACGACGCCCGAGCACCTCTTCGCCACCGGCTACGCCGCCTGCTTCGGCTCGGCGGTCGAGGCGGTCGGCCACCAGAAGAAGCTCGACGTGACCGGCGCCGCCGTCACCGTCGCGGTCTCGCTGGTGAAGGGCGATGACGGCTACAGCCTCGCCGCCAAGCTCTCGCTCAAGGCCCCCGCGCTCTCGCCGGAGGAGACCCGCGAGGTGCTGGAAGCCGCGCACCAGATGTGCCCCTACTCCAAGGCCACGCGCGGCAACATCCCGGTCGAGCTCAGCGTCGGCTGA
- a CDS encoding alpha-D-ribose 1-methylphosphonate 5-triphosphate diphosphatase — protein MAETVLTHARLVLEDRLVDGTLVIADGVIRAIDDGPSRLPGAVDCGGDYLAPGLIDLHTDALEGHFVPRPKVFWPDQRAAALAHDAQMAGSGVTTVFDAICAGGFDQAKADRRALYEVMLDAVDEGTARGLFRVDHRIHLRCELTDHGLPELVDAALGRPTLALASLMDHTPGTRQWRNVEHLKVYLSGIGKGGADLDREVADRIERARGAVAGNYDRMVALFAASGIVLSSHDDTTPAHVDEALAAGCTISEFPTTLEAARAAHAGGLATIGGAPNVVRGGSHSGGVSMRDLAAEGLLDALASDYVPASLLQAAMALTRTVGLTIPAALALVTAAPARLARLEDRGRLAPGLRADLVRFRMAEDTPVVGELFSAGRRVF, from the coding sequence ATGGCTGAGACCGTCCTGACCCATGCCCGGCTCGTGCTGGAAGACCGGCTGGTCGATGGCACGCTGGTGATCGCCGACGGCGTGATCCGCGCCATCGACGACGGCCCCTCACGCCTTCCCGGCGCGGTCGATTGCGGCGGCGACTATCTCGCGCCCGGCCTCATTGACCTGCATACCGACGCGCTCGAAGGCCATTTCGTGCCGCGCCCCAAGGTTTTCTGGCCGGATCAGCGCGCCGCCGCGCTGGCGCATGACGCGCAGATGGCGGGCTCGGGCGTCACCACCGTGTTCGACGCGATCTGCGCCGGTGGCTTCGACCAGGCCAAGGCCGACCGGCGCGCGCTCTATGAGGTGATGCTGGACGCCGTGGACGAGGGCACCGCGCGCGGCCTGTTCCGCGTCGATCACCGCATCCATCTGCGCTGCGAGCTGACCGATCACGGCCTGCCCGAACTGGTCGATGCCGCACTCGGCCGCCCGACGCTGGCGCTCGCCTCGCTGATGGACCACACGCCCGGCACGCGGCAATGGCGCAATGTCGAGCATCTCAAGGTCTATCTCTCCGGCATCGGCAAGGGCGGCGCCGATCTCGACCGCGAGGTGGCGGACCGGATCGAGCGGGCGCGCGGCGCGGTGGCCGGCAATTATGACCGCATGGTCGCGCTGTTCGCCGCCTCCGGCATCGTGCTGTCGAGCCATGACGACACCACGCCGGCCCATGTCGACGAGGCGCTGGCGGCGGGCTGCACCATTTCCGAATTCCCGACCACGCTGGAAGCCGCCCGCGCGGCGCATGCGGGGGGGCTGGCCACCATTGGCGGGGCGCCCAATGTGGTGCGCGGCGGCTCGCATTCCGGCGGCGTGTCGATGCGTGACCTCGCGGCGGAAGGGCTGCTCGACGCGCTCGCCTCCGATTATGTGCCGGCGAGCCTGTTGCAGGCGGCGATGGCGCTGACCCGCACGGTCGGCCTCACCATCCCGGCGGCGCTCGCGCTGGTGACCGCCGCGCCCGCCCGCCTCGCCCGGCTCGAGGATCGCGGCCGGCTGGCCCCGGGGCTGCGGGCCGATCTCGTGCGTTTTCGCATGGCCGAGGACACGCCGGTGGTGGGCGAATTGTTCAGCGCCGGGCGGCGGGTGTTCTGA